agAATGTATTAAATGGACTGTAGAACTTAGTGAAAGATGAGCATTCCAATTCTGCTGAAATGTGTGAGCCTGGCATTCTGAAATATGGAGTTCTGCAGGTGcagattctgtgtgggcctgCAAATAACCAATAAAAAAACTGAATACATCAAATATTAAGTAATACATGTTTAAATTCACGTGCTTATGTGAGGGTGTGTTAAATATAAAGTATAATGATGTGGGATATCAGGTGCTCAACAaccaaaagaaaaggaaaaaaagaccCTGAACAAACCAACAATCAAGTTTTGTTTGTGATTCCAGATTCTCAAAGCTTGAGTCTGCCTTGTATATATTCCATATACATTCCAAAGTAAACCTGCTTTAGGCACATCAAATCACAAGaacacttttttattattgtttcattGTTAACCATCTCTTGGAAACGGAAGACCAGTTTCTCTGGCATTCCTCTTATGCCTTACACACTCttttaggccagaaacatactccaCATGAGTATGCAAATGCAGAAGCGACTGCCTGGACAAAGCATTGCAAGCACACTTGAAGCATGCATTCTTGTATTGGTGTGTTGGTAACAATCCTCAATACTCAAATGTCTGTGCCAAATGTATGCATGCATTATTATGTAGCTAACTTCACACGGAATTAATTTGGCCATGCTTTTGCTgtctaaaatcatttttattgcaTGTAAAAGATTTTGGTTGCACTATATTTTACAGTACTATTCtatatttacataatatataattataacaacTACAgcaattactaggtactaaccctgAACCTAACtccaaccctaaccttaacccatattaagtacatgtagttacctaatattactctgAATTTACATATATTGTAAGTATACtgaaaatacactgtaaaataaaaagcaaCCAAGATTTCTCTTGTCAAAGGGCAAAATCAGCCATCTTTGATTGAACATGCTTAGTGTGGCATGTTCATAATTGGCCGATTAAATGCATTTGCGATGAATCTTAAGAGTAAATAAAAGGACTTGGTGTAAAGTTCTGGCAGTGTCTGAAAGTTTGCGCTGCAGTTTTACAGTCTGAATGCTCCTATGATGACAAGATGAGACACAACAGCCAGtcatcaagttaatcaggaatatTGGGGCCTTGTCTTGGCTACGATGTGTATcctgcagtctgacataatgccATGGCTTTTACCGAAGATCTAACTGGGATCATAACGCACAATTTGAAAAGCAAGATTTGTAAAGGACCAAAAAAATCAGTTTGTGCCCAGCTtaacttgctcagcaagattCTGTTCAAACCACTGCTCCATAATGACAATAGCAATCCTGAAATAAACCATAGAACAAGATTGttgcaccccttgtggcaatgctgagaatacaATGTTCACTTAAGTTGAGGTCTGAATTGGATTTTGACCCATTTCGATATGCAACAATGCCCAAAATGAGCTTGCATAGCTAAAAAGCATCTGTAAATCACATACTAGAGTATGTTTCAGGCCTTAGCAACAAACCACCTCAAGGTGCTGACAGTAGACAAACCTCAGAGCAAGAACAACCATAAAAATTATGGCATGATCGATCAACTAGTGTACCCGCCACTGCACTCAAGAGAGGGCTGCAATGTGCatcaaataaataacataataaatacTATAATACAGCCACGCTTGATGCAAACAGACAACCCCCATGTAGTTCATGAACACATACAATCATCTTCTTAAAAGCTCTGaatgatttaaacaaaacaaaactattcTAAAGAACTGGCCAATAAGCATCACAAATAACCTCCCCTGATTTTTAACTAGTAACAATTTTAGTATTATTTAAGCCACCACATTACAAATGAGGCCACTGACAGATGGAAGGCAAGGGAGCTTCTAAAAATTAAAAGGACACTGGCAAAGTTGCAGATGTGCAAGAGAAATTAGTAGACATTATCACAAATTACGTAGTCATTGGGGCAGACGAGCACCCTTTAACCCATTCACTTCCTCAACCATTGTCTGAAACCTGTGGTTAACTATCTGCTCAGCTTGATGGAGCACCTGACCTCACGGTTGCTGACTTTGCCCCTTTGGATGTGTAGAGTAGCAGAGCGGGCCTGTCGTCCACAGCAGCCTTCTTGCATGTGAGGATGAGTGCGGCGCAAAGGAGGCGAGCAAGAGAAACTGGGGGGAGAGCGGCTGCGGCCCAGACAGCTTCCACGGGGCTCGTTGCGGGATGGGGAAGAGCTGGCAGAGCGCTGCAAAGAGGAGGAGCTGCGAGGCAAGGCACTAGAGCTGTGCTGGAGGAGGTGGTGAGCAGCGGTGCTGGGACTGACGAACCCATGTCTTGCGCCCATGTGCTGGGGGGAAGAGCGGCTGTGATGTTGAGAGCCACGGGGTGAACTGGCTTGCATTAGCTGGGCCAGACAGGTCAGCAGGTCTGAGTCACGAATACTGCCAGCACGAATACTGTACCGCTGTAGCCTAGAGAAGTCAAATGACATAAATCTATTAAAAGGAACATGACATGGATGAAGAATAAATAGattacccaaaaaaaaaaattattattatcaaaaagTCGTCTAGAAAAGAAAAATTGGTAGGtgattgctaggatgttctggagAGCTGTTTGGCTGTTGCTACAATTTTCTGAGTGAGTGCTTGGTGGTTTCAACAGTTTTCTGGGAGATTGCCAGATAGTGGAGGTGTggttaaggtgttctgggtggttgctagggcattgttaagCTGTGCTAATGTGTTCTGGTGTGTTAATAGCGGTTacctaaggtgttctgagtggttctaAGGGTGTTTCTATGTAATTGCTTTGTTATTCTCAATGTGATTTATAGGCGGTAGCTTGGGTATTACTAGGGCATAGCtaagtggttgcttgggtgttctgggtggcttGCTATGCAGTTATAAGGTGGTAGCTACAGttttgctgtgcagttgctaacggtgttctgtgtggttgcagTGAAGTAACGAATGGGCTAAATTTTCCCAATAGAATGTAAGCATCCCTAGGCCCTACTCGCACCAAAGGGCAGATTTCTTGAAGTGGGTACTATGAAGGGAACATGCTATTACTGTGTGAATGTACCTTTAATTAACGGCCTCGTAGAAGGAACCTTTATGAAGGGATTTAGTTGCTCACTTTAATTTGGAATAACAGTTCATATGGCATCCCCTTTCCGCAGTACCCTTCAAGGGCTGAAAATGCTCATTGTAATTCATCcaatttgtcaagccaacatatttACCTTCCATCCATAGCAGAGCGGATAGGAGGTTTTCCTGGGGGTGGGTGAGGCACAAAGTGTTCTGTGCTGGTGTCTGTGGCAGCTGTTGGAATAACGGGGCGGGGGATCTTGCTCTTCCGTATAATTGGGCTAGAGAAGGAGGATAGTGAGTGAGCATCATCACCCTGATGATCAGGGCGAGAACCCACAAGAGACTCGTCATCCTGAGAGCATTCAGAAGAGGCAGAAGAAAGCTGGTCCCGCTGCATGGCAGCCATGATTACACGCCTCTCTGAGGGCAATAAGGGGGAAGCACAAGGTGAAAGAGGAATATGGTGAACCCTCTTCTGCAGCAACTTCTCTTTAGCAGATCCCGGTGGTGGATCCAAAAGGCTATAAGGTTCTAGCACTGGGATACGGCTGTGTCGTCGACTTGGGTCTTGTTTGGGAGTGGAGGCTAGAGAAGAAGGGGTAGGACTGCAGTTTCTGGCAGGAGTATTTTCCTTGCCCTCCTCCTCCAGGTTGAGCTCAATGGTGTGATCAGGGAAGACAGAAACACCCTGGGGATTGTTAAATTCAAGAAGCATTTCGCTGGTGTCTTTCTGAGCATCTGAATGAGGTCTAAAACGTCTGTTTATTTTAACTGGGCTTTGCGGAGAAGGTGGTGTAAGTGGAGATGCCACCAGGCATTGCATTGGGCTAGAAGGTTTTTGAGGAACATTCCCATTTAGCAAAGGATCCAACTCAGCATTTGAGGGGCTGGTGGGCTGAAAGGAGATCTGGTTCTGTGGAGAATTTATGTCAGTGGTgttgttttgtggatgaatctcacTGTTAATACAGTTATCAATATCTCCTCTCTCCAGTGGAACGCTGTCAGATGCAGTCTGGGAGGACAGCACAGAGGGCCGCTGAGCTGTCAGCTGAGAAAGGGAGACAGATAATTAACTAGGTGTAAGATAAACATTCATGTCCTACATCTTAAAGGAGAAAGATGAGTGGAGGGACTTTTCAGTACAGTCTTTTATAAGACACCCAGGGGTCATAAATTCAAGTCTGAatattaatttttgtattatacATATATCTCTTGCTCTTTAAAAACGACATGCATCATCTAAAATGTTgtagtcatttaaaaataaaaaagggagtAAGTGCATGTGGCCACATCTCTCACTGGATGGGTGTTTACAGTCCCAGCGACTTAACTCCATGCTGATTTAATGGCCCTGGTGACTCCAACAACATCTAACATGCTTGATATCATAACCGGCAGTTGGTGGAATGGACTCACGTGGCCTTGGTATGACCAATAAGCTTCTTTTCACACTGAAACAGCTCTGATCCTATTCAGATCTGAATTTACACTGATATatggtatatactgtatctataaaTATCAGTGACAGTAATTTAATGTGTCACTGCTCTTCCATTCTTCACCCGTTAATGTGAAAGACCTCGACTATGGAGGCTAGATTTTAGCAAAAACAGTCAGTAGTTGTGATATTCACTTTTGTTATTGCATTTTTTAGAGTTGGCTGTTGATACACCAGCTTTCTTTACCATGGAGTAAAAGTAAATGTCTGTCAGAGAATTAAAACTCATAAGAGGTGGTAGTCACAAATTCAGAGGAATCAAAACACAATGACATGAGGTAATCCCACAAAGACAACCACTGCTTTTAGGACACAACCCAGTCATAAAATATTGTTTGAGCATGCACAGTTTGGGATACAGAAGAGGAGAAAGCAATCCGAAAACCGAATGATaaccagcacaaaatatttctcGAAAGAAGACACAGGTATGTTAGAAGAGGGCAGAGTTATGGGGAGCATGAAAGTGAGTGACAATTTAACTTAAGTTATTCAATttctaattattatataatttaaccCCTTATCTGGCAGACCCACCTGTGTGCCGGGGTGGACACAGCTATTGtgtggacatataccatggttaACCCTTTAGAGTAGGGTTAACCCTATAACAGCAGAGTCCACCCTGGCCCACAGGTGGGTCTGTCAGGTAAGAggttaaattatataataattagaaATTTAATAACCAAGTTATCCTAAGTCTTACTTGTTTCAGACTAACAAAAATATGTGTGTTATAGCGCGATCTGAGATAGGTTCTGCAAATCAGGGCAGCTAAACACGTGTAGTCTAAATTTGGCCATGTTTTTAAGACCACCAGGAGTCTGTTAATTTTGTGTACATGTGTACTCTCTGTTGCTTCTAAATTTGATCCTAAATTTAAGTGTGAATTTGTTGATGAAACAGGATTTCTGTGTTGAAACTTTTGCACACAGTATTTACAGACCAATACGTGCGCAAGCACAGTAAGTGAATGAGACCCAGTGTCTTGACCTGGGAAGTACAGATACAAGAGCTCAGGTAACAGGATCAGCTTAACTCAGAGACCAAGGGCGAGCTTTCTGTATCTCATTACTGTGGCTGACAGGTGAGCAGCCCTCAGAGACCACCTTTATTCTGCTGAAactagtgtgtgtgtggcatGAGAAGTGTTAGCTTTGCTTAAGACATACAGAAAAGACTGATTATAGGGAAAATTTCTGGAGGGatgtttaagcaaaaaaaaaaaaaagataaacttCATGTTTTCaagataaataatgaaaataaagttaATTTAAGCTAACATATTAATTAAAGGCTGCGGGTGCGGTCTAAACATGTGCACATAATCAGAAAATGTATGGATGAAAAAGCTGCAAGCAACAATTACAGGGACAAGCACAACCAGCATTTTACTAAGCATGATTCAAAAGGTCAAAGTATGGTTTTTGgccatttgttaaaaaaattatgatcagaTTTATGCCTAAACTTCCATGACACTGTCACTAAGCCCTCTCGTACCATCAGGTCATTATGCCAAAgcaacacacattttgttttcaatAGGCTAAAGTGTTAATAAGGTACACACCAAGTTCTTTTCTGATGTGTTTACTGACAAATTTGTTAAGGCACTACTGGGGATTATTTTAGCAAATCAACAATCCATTGGAGAACCTTTGTGAAGTTTGGTCTGAAGATCATCTGATTGATCTGATGGTTATTAAGGAAGAATagtgaaaacatttgttttctgaGATAGAGGTAGTTACCTGTGATAGTGCTCCTTCAGCCAGTGCCTCACCAGGACTGGTGGGGGAAGCAGGAGCTCTACCAGCAGTAGGTATCACACACAGCTCCAATCGGTCCATTCTTTGGGGGCCCTGCACAGTATGCAGAGCTGTGGGAATGTTTCCTTGTACTGGACTAGAAGTTAATTCTTTATCCGGAGATTCATCCATTGGCTGCAAAATCTCTGGCTCCTCTTCACATTCATCTGATGGGCTACTAGTGAGTTTGGCGTCACAACCAGGGCTACTTCCTGCTGCCTCTCTGAAGTCCTGCAGGTCAGATCCCTTCTCTACCATCACCCATTCATGCAATTCAACATCTTGCAGCCCAGAGCTCAGGTTTAGAGCAACAAAGCCACTGTTAGCAGCACCGTCGCCCTTCTCAGTGGAGCCCAGGGAGGCGGGCTTGGGCGAGCCACCACCAGAACGGACCTCCTCATCATAGTGCCAAACACGCTCGGTGTGACTTTTGGCATTGAACATGGCCAGGCCCGGGACACCATCACCATTCCCTTCCTTCATTGGACCAGGTGGCTGCATACCAGAACTGTTTCAAAAACAGATTTAAAGGCTGCAGAACATACTTGTacagaaataatacaaatgttaaaatggtaAGTCTGAGATAAAAGGAAGACAATGCTCAGCATTGCGATTATGAAGAGACTTACCAGGCCTCCACAAAACGCTCCATGTTAGGTTTAGGCTCCAAAGTTAGTCTCTTTTCTAGCTCAAAGCTGTGGATGTTGCGAAGTTTCCTCAAAAGCGGAGTGTCTCTATCTGAGGGCACCACCTCTGATCGGACTCGCACTGGGGAACCCATGCTTGGCCCAGCATGAGAGCTCTGATTGCCTTGGTTACAATGCTCCTCCTCTGTTCCCAGCTTGAAGGAAAGGAGAA
The Xyrauchen texanus isolate HMW12.3.18 chromosome 22, RBS_HiC_50CHRs, whole genome shotgun sequence DNA segment above includes these coding regions:
- the LOC127662752 gene encoding tau-tubulin kinase 2-like; translated protein: MSAGLEQTDILSSGILVKERWKVLKKIGGGGFGEIYEALDLMNRTSVALKAESAQQPKQVLKMEVAVLKKLQGKDHVCRFVGCGRNDRFNYVVMELQGRNLAELRRSMNRGTFTVSTTLRLGLQILEAIESIHSVGFLHRDIKPSNFAMGRFPSTCRTCYMLDFGLARQFTNSCQEVRPPRPVAGFRGTVRYASINAHKNKEMGRHDDLWSLFYMLVEFLVGQLPWRKIKDKDQVGKLKETYDHRLMLKHLPPDFSVFLDHISNVDYFTKPDYQLLQTVFENSMRTYNAVENDPYDWERMSSDNQLMINTAANTPQHHTRLTQAHMGFANASLVPGELLKENTDEVLQDEQLSDGENAQPEHLTGSPKLPQRNQETDVWEDLDCNRNRICPAVWKLGTEEEHCNQGNQSSHAGPSMGSPVRVRSEVVPSDRDTPLLRKLRNIHSFELEKRLTLEPKPNMERFVEACSGMQPPGPMKEGNGDGVPGLAMFNAKSHTERVWHYDEEVRSGGGSPKPASLGSTEKGDGAANSGFVALNLSSGLQDVELHEWVMVEKGSDLQDFREAAGSSPGCDAKLTSSPSDECEEEPEILQPMDESPDKELTSSPVQGNIPTALHTVQGPQRMDRLELCVIPTAGRAPASPTSPGEALAEGALSQLTAQRPSVLSSQTASDSVPLERGDIDNCINSEIHPQNNTTDINSPQNQISFQPTSPSNAELDPLLNGNVPQKPSSPMQCLVASPLTPPSPQSPVKINRRFRPHSDAQKDTSEMLLEFNNPQGVSVFPDHTIELNLEEEGKENTPARNCSPTPSSLASTPKQDPSRRHSRIPVLEPYSLLDPPPGSAKEKLLQKRVHHIPLSPCASPLLPSERRVIMAAMQRDQLSSASSECSQDDESLVGSRPDHQGDDAHSLSSFSSPIIRKSKIPRPVIPTAATDTSTEHFVPHPPPGKPPIRSAMDGRLQRYSIRAGSIRDSDLLTCLAQLMQASSPRGSQHHSRSSPQHMGARHGFVSPSTAAHHLLQHSSSALPRSSSSLQRSASSSPSRNEPRGSCLGRSRSPPSFSCSPPLRRTHPHMQEGCCGRQARSATLHIQRGKVSNREVRCSIKLSR